From Bradyrhizobium erythrophlei:
TCGCAGATGTCGGCACGAAATCCTGCTCCCAGAGTTCGCGCAGTCGATCGAGGATCGGGTCCTTCTTCTTCGATCGATACTTGAGCCTGCGCTTGAGATCGGCGACCCAATCATCGACCTGCCTAAAGACCGACTGATGGACGTCCTTGTAGCGAGAGACGTGGACAAGCATCGAGTTGTGCACGTTGCGCTGACCACGTGCCGAGCGGGCGGCGCATGCGAGCACGAAGCTCAGTATGGCGTCTTCAAGCGACGGAGGAATGCGGTCCTCTCCCTCGTACCGAGGTGCGAACCCATTTTTGTGATCGATAGCGATCCACGCCTCACCGTCCTGATCGACATCTCGCGTGACATCGAGCGGCTCCTGCGCTGTGTCAGCACCTACGCCGTTGATCCCGAACAGCAGGCCCGGTCCGACGTAGTTTGACGGCGACGGAAGGTTCATGATGAAACTTCGTGGAAATACATCGTCGCCGTACTCTTCCGTTGCCGCAGCATCGTGAATGAGTATGTTCGCGAACGGGGTCGCGGTATACGCGACGTATGCGGAGCGAGAGAACGACGAGAGTAGGCGTCGTATCTGCCCGTTGATGCGCTTCGGCTCGTAGTCGGGATCGGGCCCGTCCTCGTCAAATCTCTGCTCGCCCGTGTCGACCGAAGCCTGATCAGCCTCGTCGTCGATAACGAGAAGCGGGCGCGCCTCCGTATCGCCCCGGGGGGCCAGGACCTCATTGACCCAGTTGTTCAAGTTTTCGAGGATGCGAGCGTTCTTCTTGATGACCAGAAGCACCGGCCTCTGCTGCACGCCGATCCCAAGATTGTCCGCGAACGCACGATTGAAATCCCCGTTCGCAGCCTGGGTGGTGAGGTGCTCGGCATGGATGCTGCGATCGAGCTCGCCGACACCGATCCGCGTGAAGCCGGCGCCGCCGCTTGCAGGAGTGGTGTTGTAGCCAAGAAAGTCGCGATCCATGCGACGCTGAGTCTGTTGCCTCAGCGCGTTATGCATGCCAGCGAGTATGATTATCAGCTTGTACCCGGCATCCGCTGCCTTGGCCGCGAGTCCCGCATAGTTGGCGGTTTTTCCGAACTGGACATGCCCGACGACCAGCCCGCGACGATCCCAGGGGCCTTCGCGGTTCGGGTCTTCCATCTGCTCCATGATCAGATCAGTCGAAAGGTCGATCGCGTCGATCGCCGCCGGTGGCCAACCTTGATCCTGGAGCAGGAAATCGCCGTAGCGCTTGAAGAATCTGCGACCTTCCTTTCGATTTCCGAAATACCAGGGAACGTGGCCTCGCTCATCAACGAGTCTCGTGGGTCGACCAACCTTGACGATGAGCCTCGTTTCCAGCTCCTGCACGATCGCCGCGAGTTGCTCAGCCGACATCTCCCGCGCAAGGAGTTTCGCACAGTCGCCGACCGCCTTCTCAATCTCCTCTCTGCCGACCGCAGCATCGGGATTGCGCTGTCGAAGCATCATGAGGGCCATCGATCCGATCGCATCCTCAGTTGAACTCATCGTTTCGCCCCCTGCAGCTTCCGCATCAGTTTTTCTTCGATATTCTCGACCTTGTCGAATGGATCCATCGTGGCGAGCCGCGCCGCGGCTTCGTGGGGAGTGAGTCCCGCTCGTTCCATCATTCTCGCCATGGAGAGCGCGGTCGTCACGAGTTCCGAGCTGTTGACCTCGTCGTCAGGTACGCCATGCTCGGTTACGTCGAGCCATACGCGATCTACGGGCACGGTTCTCTCAATAAGGTCGAGTAGCCCCTCGAAGAGATCGAAACCCGTCTTGTCCATACGCCTCTTGAGCAGTTCGATTAGTTCGTGGTCCCGCCGGACAGTGTACCGGCGCTTCGCGCCCTCAGGATTTACCTGCCATATTCGGGATACGCCGGTCGCCTTCTGCCGACTGCCGTATTGTCCGCGGTGGACGAAAACCTCCCGCGCCTTGCGGCGAACGTCATCGGCTATTCTCTGGAGTGCCTTGCGGATCGCGTCCGGTGGACGAGCTATCGCCTTCCGAACGTCGATGCGCCAGTCGTGGTCCGCCGTATTGGGAATATCGATGCGTATGCGGGCCAACCGGCTCGTTTCGTCGCGGGTCCACGCCCGGCTCCCGCCAAGTCCGAGCCAGCCTCCCGCGGAGAGCAAGCGCTTATGCCGGTACACGTAGAAGCCCTGCTGGGCCGTCCATCCGTCGGGGCCGCCAGCCTTCTCGAACTCGCTCTCATTGCGGAACCGGTCCCGGTGCGGCAAGACGAAACCGCGAACGCAGACCCTGCCGCCAGGCCCCTGTACTTGCTGTTCCGGATTTCGGATGATCGATTCGTCGTTTTCGAGGAATGGGTCCCACGCTTTCACCCGGCTTTTATTGAGCGTGATCTTGATCGCCCGGGCGTCGCCCGCGAGAAAGCGATGGAACACCATGCCAAGGTGGGCATCGACGCGCTGGAGGTCGGCGAGAAACGACTCGTAGCTCGGCCGATCGCTCGTTCGGCCAAAGTCGACCTTGCGCCATACAACGAGCGTGCCTGACTTCTTCGATTTCAGTTGATCGCGGATTTCGCCAGAAAGGCCGGCATCGCCGTCGATCAGATCCCATCCGCCGCCGTTCTTGCGAAGCTGGTCGAGGTCCCAAGTGAACGACGCGAGGCCCGAGGAGGTTTTCGAGACCACGGCCAGCTCCCGGCACTGGGACAGCGATGCGGTCTTGAGACCGAGTCCGAACCTGCCGAGGTCCTCAGCCGTCCGCTCGGCTTCCGGTCCGATGCCGCCGAAGCGCATGGCTTCGACGAGGCGATCGGCATCCATGCCGGCTCCGTCGTCAAGGATCCATCCGACCGGGTCTCCATCGTTCCACTCCCATTGGATATCGATACTCTTCGCGCCGGCCGCTATGCTGTTGTCGAGAATGTCGGCGATCGCTGTCTCAAGCGAATAGCCGACCCCCCGAAGGGAGCCGACCAGGGCGGCAGCGGATGGGGGTACAGCGCGCGTCGGCACAGGAATGTCTATGAGAGCCCCACGGGAACAGAGAACCGGCAACTTACCAGCGGTTGAGCGCGCTGGCGAGCCGAGTGAGCGGTTCGACATCATGAGCCGCGAGATGCGGAGCGCCCTCATGGGCCGCATCCGAGGCCGCGACACGGGACCGGAAATGACGGTTCGCCAGCTTCTGCACGCGATGGGCTACCGATTTCGGCTACATGCCCGGGACCTTCCGGGCAAGCCGGACATCGTCTTTCGCAGCAGGCGCGTCGCCCTCTTTGTCCACGGCTGCTTCTGGCACCGGCACGACTGCGGGTTGGCGTACACCCCGAAGACCCGAGCGGAGTTCTGGCAGCGCAAGTTCGATGGCAACGTTGCGCGCGACCGAAGAACGAAACGTGAACTAGAGGTTGCGGGTTGGCGAGTGGTCACCGTCTGGGAGTGCCAGCTGGGCGATCTTGCTTCCCTTGCGGGACGGCTCGCGAAGGAGCTTGGACCACAAGGGAAGCAAGGTCGCCGAGCTGGTCCGATATCTAAGGCGCGACGATCGGCGCAGAAAACTCGCGATCAAGCCAAGCCCTCACGGCGGTAGCGTCCGCGTGCCCGTGTCGCCTGAGGAGGCCGGCAATGTCGCGCGCCGAGATCACGATGATCGGATGCTGATCCTCCTTGATCTCGCGATACGCCTGCAGATCGACGTAACTCGTCGTGACGAGTATTCCGAACTGCCGGTGGCGCAGCCGAGAGATAAGGCGCGACATTTCCCGCACGCCGACGCTGTTGTCGAGCGCGTAGCACTTTGCCTCCAGGGCGAAATCAACAAGGATGGATGCGATCCCGTGACCAAGGCGCAGCTTGCCGATCGCGTCTCGACCGCCATCCCGGGACGGGCGCGTCAGGTCGAGCTCTGCGATGTCAGGCAGCATGAGCCTGGCGAGCGCGGCAGCGCATTTCTCAAAATCGTGCGGGCGCTCTCCAAAGAACTGGTGGACCTCGCGAATGATGGCGAGGTCTTCTGCGCCGGAGGGGAGTTGCTCGGTCTTGGTCCTGTATTCGATGGAGCGGGTGGATTTGAGCGGTTGATACCGACCCCGCTCCACCCAGTCGGTCCACGCCTGCGGCGCGCGTTGCGTGTGGGGCGTCCCAGCAATTACTTCTTCGATCCAGGTCCTCTCCACAAGGGGCGCATTGAGGATGGTGAAGCGTGCGCGGTAATTCTGAAAACGCATGCCGTCCGCAGTCCGCCAGATCGCGACCAGATCCTCCGCGACCTGTTGCTCCGAAGTGCCCGGCACCGCGAGCCCGAGGAACATCACGTCCCGCCACTCCCCGGTGTTGCCGAACACGAAGATCGGCGGAACGCCGCGCCGGCCGGTCTCGCCTTCGTGCGCGGCGGCAAAGATGCGACGAAGGAGCTCGTTGCCGTTGCGGGGCGTCGCATGTAGGGCGCGGCCGGGCTGCTTGTTGTCCCCGTAGTACGTGAACGCGCCGGTTTCCCGATCAAGCTCATCAGGCCAGTTGGCGTCGCTCATCGAGGAAGTCAGGACGACCATTTCAAGGGCGGCGAGAGAACCGCGGTACCGGAACCCGCCCTGGTTGGAAACCCGAAGGAGACGAGTGAACGGGTCATCGCCAGCGTTGCCGGAGCGACCGCCCTCGTACACCGCGTCGACGTGCAGATCGGCCCCTCCAAGCGCGTCGAACGAGATCGACCTCCCCGCGTCCCCCACTGCACTCTCCCCGGTTATTTCTGCTCAGGCGGCCTGGCAATGCCCGTCGAACCTGGTAAGTTGCGGCGGCGCACCACTCCTACCACGGACTTTTTCGTCGATGAAATCACTCGACGGCGTCGCCGCCAAATTGGCTCGTCTGAGCAATCCACAGGCGCGCCCCCGGGTCCTCGATCTGTTCGCGGGCTGTGGCGGCCTGAGTCTCGGCTTCCACGCGGCTGGCTGCGACATTGCCGCGTCGCTCGAAATCGACAAACTGGCTGCCCGCTCGCACGCGATCAATTTCTTCAAGGATGCGCCAAAAGAGGTCCTTGATCTCCATGCAATGCCGCGCGACGTAGCCTCGCTTGAACCCGAAGAGCTCGTCGAGGAATTCGGACTGGGTGCGACCTCGCAGGCGATCGATATCATCATAGGCGGACCGCCCTGCCAGGCGTATGCCCGGGTCGGCCGAGCAAAGCTACGCGAGATAGCTGATCACCCACGTGCGTTCAAAGTTGATCCGAGGGGTAATCTGTATCTGCGGTACCTCCACTATGTCGATCGCCTGAAACCGCTCGCGATCCTCTTCGAGAACGTGCCTGACGTTCTCAATTATGGCGGTCACAACGTCGTTGAGGAGATCGTGGAGGCGCTCAATGATATGGGATATGATGCCGCGTATTCCCTGATCAACTCCGCGCATCACGGCGTGCCCCAGATGCGAGATCGCGTCTACATGATCGCCTATCGCAAGGAGCTGGGAGTGGTCGTTCAATTTCCTCGGGCAACGAACCACTGCGATCTCCCGCGAGGATACGCGGGAACCCGTGCCGTCTCCTTGAAGCTGATCAACTCGTCAGAGGGATACGCGTTCATTAAACCCGATACCGGCCACAAAGGGCTTCCGCATGCGGTGACTGCCCGCGAAGCTATCGGCGACCTGCCGCCGGTCACGAGCCACCTCGAAGGCATGCTAAAGCGTGGGGCGAGGCGCTTTACCGAGGCGGCATATTACCGCAGAACGGCCTGGGACAACCTATCCTCCTACACCCAGCTCATGCGATCGTGGCCCGGCTTCAAGGCCGGCGATGCTGTCTATGATCACGTGCTGCGCTATCTGCCGCGCGATTCCAGGATATTCAAGGCGATGGCGCCCGGCGATGAATATCCGCAGGCCCACCGCTTGGCAGAAAAGCTATTCAAGGCTGCCGCAAGCCGTCGCAAGCTGTCACCCAAAACCGCGGAGTGGCGATCCCTTCGCGATTCGATGGTGCCGCCGTATGATCCGAGCAAGTTTCCGAACCGATGGTGGAAATTGCGGGCGAATGGTCCCGTTCGGACACTCACGGCGCATATCGGCAAGGATACCTATACCCACATTCATTACGACAGCGACCAGGCGCGGGTGATCACGGTTCGCGAGGCCGCGCGACTTCAATCGTTTCCGGACGGCTTCGTTTTTGCGGGCACGATGAACCCCGCGTTTCGGCAGATAGGAAATGCTGTTCCACCAGTCATGGCGCGCGAACTCGCCTTTGAGATCATTTCAAGTCTGCGAGACGCGCTCATTCCCGCTGTGGCGGCCGAATAGGCATAAGATAAGCCCTCGCATGACGCGAGGACGATGGACTAAAGGGTTGTCCGAGCATCAGCTCTGGCGGGGCGTCTCATGACAACGCCATGCGTCAGGCCTTCTGAAGCTGATGGTCGACGCGATGCATGCTCGGTCTGCGGTTCAGCGCGACCACCCTGCGCCCCGCGGCGTAAGTGCAGTGGCCTTTCTAGCGGCCTAAATTCGAGCCGGCATCAGAGTAGCGCGGGAGGTCGATTTCCGCGTCAACGCAAAGATAGTTAACACCATCCCTCACGGTGCTTAGCAACGTTGAGTAGGCGGTTTTGTAAAACACCCTCTTTTGGGGCATTTTCTTGACTTTCTCGTATTTCAAATGCGGGAAAGTTATAGGTTGCCTAGCCCGATTCCAGGTTGTACAACCTTTGCGTATCTGAAATACGTGAAAGTTACAATGTCACTCTACCTAGTTGGCGAGAACATCGACAAAGCCCGCGCCCACTACCGCGCAGAAACGGATCAGCTCACTCAACTCGTCCGAGGTATCTACGTTGATCCGGACGATGACGCCGACGCAACAGTCCTACGGTATGCCGTCCGCATCGCTAAATATCTTTATCCCCGCGCCTATCTATCCGGTGCAAGTGCGGTTCTACTCGGGCCCACGCGCGATGGGCGCCTCTTCTTGAGCGCTCGGCGTATCCAGCGCACTCGTATCCGCGCCCTAGAAATCATCCAAAACCAGGCTCCCCCGCATCCCTCCATCGCTTCCGCCATCGTCGCCGACGGGATCAGCGAGTTCAGAGTAGATGTATCCTCGATCCGCCAGCGCTTTCTTGAAGCTTTTCGGTTGCGCAGCGAGCATGCCGCGTCGATCGACGATGCCATGCGTGACGTCATTGCTGCCCGGCTCATTGAGGAATATGGAACTGCCGAAGAGGCTGCAAAAGCGATTTGGGCACTCGCCCGCGAAAACGACTGGCTCCGCGAGGGCGAAGGAGCCGAACGCTACCTCTTACGGAGATCGATTGTGACGGCACGTAATGAAGCTGCACTTGATCTTATCGTGGCATGGCACCGCGAACCGCTTGGGCATCTTCGCCATGACGGATTCGAATGGCGCTGGACGCCCCTCGAAAAGAAAATGCCGCCACTCATTCGACAGACCACACCGGGCAAGCTTCCGCCGTTCATTGTCTCGCTCCTTCCCGAAGGATGGTTGGAATCAGTCCTAAAAGATCGGGATGAACGGGCCGCCCTGCGTTCTGGCAAGCGCTACATGTCCAACATCACGATCGTCGATAACGAGGCGGAGCTCAAGACGCTTCCCGAAGACGTTCTGATTACTCGCCTTTCGCGATATTCAAAGGACGGCATATTCACCGGCACCTATGGCGGCCCTGGACGCGGAAGTCTCAACGAAAGCTTTGAGCGCAATCTTGCGCGGATGTTTGAAAACAAAGAGACACCACGACTTTCCGGCATTCAGATCAAAGCACCTCTCTACCTCGATCAGCACGGCAAGCTCTTACCAGCGACCGACAAGCCATTTACGCACATTCTCAAACCTGCGGGAACGAGCGGCTATGAAGCATTACCAATCGTCGAATGGCTGGCGCTTGCACTGGGCCGTGCTTGCGGGTTCGAGGTTCCTGAGGTTGCGTTAATCAACATGCCGGACAACTTGCCGCCAGCGCTCATCGTAGAGCGCTTTGATATTCGCTCAGGCGGCAATGACACTCGCATGTTGGCGCTTGAAGATTTTTGTTCCGTGCTGGGCGTGCCGACGGAGGCAAAATACGATGGCACCATTGATCGGATGGCTCGCCAAGCACGCCCGCTCTCGACGGAACCGGATGAGGACGTCGCCACAATCATCAGGCGATCTCTGTTCGCTTGGTTGATTGCTGATGGCGACATGCATCTCAAAAATATCGCCTTGCTTAAGATCGCAGAGCCTGGTGAAGACAAATTCAAGTCGGTACGCATGGCTCCAATGTACGACGCGGTGACTACGCGCGTGTTCCCAAATCTCGCTCACGATCGGATGGCTCTTAAATTGAACGGCAAGGATGACAAGCTAAGGCGCGTTGACTTCAAGACTGTTGCTACCCGAACGGGGCTTAAGGCTGGAACAGCAGATGAAGCTATTGACGCTTTGGTTGCAGATATGCGCAAGGCGGTCGACGCAGTTAAGCTACCGGTCCTTACTCACTACGGCCCCGACGGGAGGGCCGTCGCCGATCAGGCGCTCGATATCGCGCGCAAACGCGTGGAAAGCTTCAGCTAGGGGAAGGTCTCGCCCGTCGGCGTAACCGGCGACACGGCCGTCGGTCATCTGGCATAACGAAAATGACGCTCCTATGATTATTGGTCAAAGTCGAAGGGAATTTTGGCGTGGTTGACTATCGCACACTAGCGCGAGCGCGCGAACTCGCTGCCGAGGCGCGATGGCAAGCGAAGATCAACGGGGCCATCGATGCGATCGCAAAAGTTACTAAAGCGGCCGCGTTGGTACGAAAGGCAGAAGCGGAATTTGCACAAGCGGCGGGAGCTGATGCCACCTCTTCGGAATCGTGGCTATTGGAGGAGCGCGACCAATCCATCGACCCCCAGGGCCGTGACGATGTGATTTCGGCGTTGCGCGACGGTGGTTATTCGGAACATGAAATCGAAGCCGTGTTGATTGCGCTCCCACAAGACGTCAACGCCGGCAATAAGTCCACCGAGATGGCAGCATTGGTAGCCGAAATCAGGGCTGTCGTCTCCGGCGAAGCGATCGCCGCAACGGTGGCCGATCAGAGTGACAGTGCCAAATCAGAAGCTAAACCTAGCTTGCAGGACAAGATTCCTCCGCAGAGCGTTCGCATTTTGCGGGATATGCCGCCTTGCGGCGCGACTTGGACCATGAAGCATAAGACGATTGCTGATCGCCTTTCCCGTTACTGGGACGCGGCGGGCGAACCCTACAGCGGCACCCACGACTCACTGATACGTGCCGTCAAGGAAGCGAAGCGGTACCGAGGCGATATGGAGCAGTGACCAATTCCCAGGCTCTGCTCTCGTACCTGAACGGATGATTTCGCCGGGATGGCCGCGCCGCCTCTAGAGATTCCCTTGCCCGATGAC
This genomic window contains:
- a CDS encoding restriction endonuclease translates to MGDAGRSISFDALGGADLHVDAVYEGGRSGNAGDDPFTRLLRVSNQGGFRYRGSLAALEMVVLTSSMSDANWPDELDRETGAFTYYGDNKQPGRALHATPRNGNELLRRIFAAAHEGETGRRGVPPIFVFGNTGEWRDVMFLGLAVPGTSEQQVAEDLVAIWRTADGMRFQNYRARFTILNAPLVERTWIEEVIAGTPHTQRAPQAWTDWVERGRYQPLKSTRSIEYRTKTEQLPSGAEDLAIIREVHQFFGERPHDFEKCAAALARLMLPDIAELDLTRPSRDGGRDAIGKLRLGHGIASILVDFALEAKCYALDNSVGVREMSRLISRLRHRQFGILVTTSYVDLQAYREIKEDQHPIIVISARDIAGLLRRHGHADATAVRAWLDREFSAPIVAP
- a CDS encoding HipA domain-containing protein, producing the protein MSLYLVGENIDKARAHYRAETDQLTQLVRGIYVDPDDDADATVLRYAVRIAKYLYPRAYLSGASAVLLGPTRDGRLFLSARRIQRTRIRALEIIQNQAPPHPSIASAIVADGISEFRVDVSSIRQRFLEAFRLRSEHAASIDDAMRDVIAARLIEEYGTAEEAAKAIWALARENDWLREGEGAERYLLRRSIVTARNEAALDLIVAWHREPLGHLRHDGFEWRWTPLEKKMPPLIRQTTPGKLPPFIVSLLPEGWLESVLKDRDERAALRSGKRYMSNITIVDNEAELKTLPEDVLITRLSRYSKDGIFTGTYGGPGRGSLNESFERNLARMFENKETPRLSGIQIKAPLYLDQHGKLLPATDKPFTHILKPAGTSGYEALPIVEWLALALGRACGFEVPEVALINMPDNLPPALIVERFDIRSGGNDTRMLALEDFCSVLGVPTEAKYDGTIDRMARQARPLSTEPDEDVATIIRRSLFAWLIADGDMHLKNIALLKIAEPGEDKFKSVRMAPMYDAVTTRVFPNLAHDRMALKLNGKDDKLRRVDFKTVATRTGLKAGTADEAIDALVADMRKAVDAVKLPVLTHYGPDGRAVADQALDIARKRVESFS
- a CDS encoding Z1 domain-containing protein, yielding MSSTEDAIGSMALMMLRQRNPDAAVGREEIEKAVGDCAKLLAREMSAEQLAAIVQELETRLIVKVGRPTRLVDERGHVPWYFGNRKEGRRFFKRYGDFLLQDQGWPPAAIDAIDLSTDLIMEQMEDPNREGPWDRRGLVVGHVQFGKTANYAGLAAKAADAGYKLIIILAGMHNALRQQTQRRMDRDFLGYNTTPASGGAGFTRIGVGELDRSIHAEHLTTQAANGDFNRAFADNLGIGVQQRPVLLVIKKNARILENLNNWVNEVLAPRGDTEARPLLVIDDEADQASVDTGEQRFDEDGPDPDYEPKRINGQIRRLLSSFSRSAYVAYTATPFANILIHDAAATEEYGDDVFPRSFIMNLPSPSNYVGPGLLFGINGVGADTAQEPLDVTRDVDQDGEAWIAIDHKNGFAPRYEGEDRIPPSLEDAILSFVLACAARSARGQRNVHNSMLVHVSRYKDVHQSVFRQVDDWVADLKRRLKYRSKKKDPILDRLRELWEQDFVPTSATIRATEIGATLPVTDWSAVDGELSTAADKIKPQVVNSEIRDALDYDGNAAQGLNVIAIGGDKLSRGLTLEGLTVSYFLRPSRMYDSLMQMGRWFGYRPGYVDLCRLYMTPDLQLWFRHVATAAEELRERLDHMAMIGATPEQYGLRIQSHDILLVTAPNKMRHSREFQVSFQGEAKIQTVLFNDQSRNQQNAATITSFLDRIGPPAEPANKAGFKSLEERRLWRGVAGAEVATLLGSLLFPDEARDVNAVRMSAYIREQLGAGELTDWTIAVLGGSGEPRSVSEWTFKTIERNPLPRGEASGRYVVKTILSPRDEAIDLDKSEFDRALSATNRKRVEAGKDEATTPDGPEIRRVRGENPKRALLLLYPLSPEKAELRDVDVPIFGVVVSFPDSRSGRSIRYRFNTVEQRLEPV
- a CDS encoding ATP-binding protein, with protein sequence MRALRISRLMMSNRSLGSPARSTAGKLPVLCSRGALIDIPVPTRAVPPSAAALVGSLRGVGYSLETAIADILDNSIAAGAKSIDIQWEWNDGDPVGWILDDGAGMDADRLVEAMRFGGIGPEAERTAEDLGRFGLGLKTASLSQCRELAVVSKTSSGLASFTWDLDQLRKNGGGWDLIDGDAGLSGEIRDQLKSKKSGTLVVWRKVDFGRTSDRPSYESFLADLQRVDAHLGMVFHRFLAGDARAIKITLNKSRVKAWDPFLENDESIIRNPEQQVQGPGGRVCVRGFVLPHRDRFRNESEFEKAGGPDGWTAQQGFYVYRHKRLLSAGGWLGLGGSRAWTRDETSRLARIRIDIPNTADHDWRIDVRKAIARPPDAIRKALQRIADDVRRKAREVFVHRGQYGSRQKATGVSRIWQVNPEGAKRRYTVRRDHELIELLKRRMDKTGFDLFEGLLDLIERTVPVDRVWLDVTEHGVPDDEVNSSELVTTALSMARMMERAGLTPHEAAARLATMDPFDKVENIEEKLMRKLQGAKR
- a CDS encoding DNA cytosine methyltransferase; this encodes MKSLDGVAAKLARLSNPQARPRVLDLFAGCGGLSLGFHAAGCDIAASLEIDKLAARSHAINFFKDAPKEVLDLHAMPRDVASLEPEELVEEFGLGATSQAIDIIIGGPPCQAYARVGRAKLREIADHPRAFKVDPRGNLYLRYLHYVDRLKPLAILFENVPDVLNYGGHNVVEEIVEALNDMGYDAAYSLINSAHHGVPQMRDRVYMIAYRKELGVVVQFPRATNHCDLPRGYAGTRAVSLKLINSSEGYAFIKPDTGHKGLPHAVTAREAIGDLPPVTSHLEGMLKRGARRFTEAAYYRRTAWDNLSSYTQLMRSWPGFKAGDAVYDHVLRYLPRDSRIFKAMAPGDEYPQAHRLAEKLFKAAASRRKLSPKTAEWRSLRDSMVPPYDPSKFPNRWWKLRANGPVRTLTAHIGKDTYTHIHYDSDQARVITVREAARLQSFPDGFVFAGTMNPAFRQIGNAVPPVMARELAFEIISSLRDALIPAVAAE
- a CDS encoding very short patch repair endonuclease, whose translation is MGRIRGRDTGPEMTVRQLLHAMGYRFRLHARDLPGKPDIVFRSRRVALFVHGCFWHRHDCGLAYTPKTRAEFWQRKFDGNVARDRRTKRELEVAGWRVVTVWECQLGDLASLAGRLAKELGPQGKQGRRAGPISKARRSAQKTRDQAKPSRR